The Thermus oshimai DSM 12092 genome includes a window with the following:
- the ftsE gene encoding cell division ATP-binding protein FtsE, whose product MIAFHRVSLEYPRTGTKALYNVSLEVKKGEFVYIVGHSGAGKSTLLSLILRRLLPTQGAVYFAGQNLKALKGDGVALHRRRIGMVFQDHRLLKDLTVEENLAFVLQVQGVPRREWEGRIYTALRRVGLAHKKRAFPEELSVGEAQRVAIARALLLDPPVILADEPTGNLDPENALSVLEILKAAHARGATVLLATHSRELLEAYPARVVVLKAGQVVRDERPGEGGSIRVREGPLGGGKED is encoded by the coding sequence ATGATCGCCTTCCACCGGGTGAGCCTGGAATACCCCAGGACCGGGACCAAGGCCCTCTACAACGTGAGCCTCGAGGTCAAGAAGGGCGAGTTCGTCTACATCGTGGGGCATTCCGGGGCGGGAAAGTCCACCCTCTTAAGCCTCATCCTGCGCCGCCTCCTCCCCACCCAGGGGGCGGTGTACTTCGCCGGGCAGAACCTGAAGGCCCTAAAGGGGGACGGGGTGGCCCTCCACCGGCGCCGCATCGGCATGGTCTTCCAGGACCACCGCCTCCTCAAGGACCTGACCGTGGAGGAGAACCTGGCCTTCGTCCTCCAGGTCCAGGGGGTGCCCCGGCGGGAGTGGGAGGGGCGGATCTACACCGCGCTTCGCCGGGTGGGCCTGGCCCACAAGAAGCGGGCCTTCCCCGAGGAGCTTTCCGTGGGGGAGGCCCAGCGGGTGGCCATCGCCCGGGCCCTGCTCCTGGACCCGCCCGTCATCCTGGCGGACGAGCCCACGGGGAACCTGGACCCGGAGAACGCCCTTTCCGTCCTGGAGATCCTCAAAGCGGCCCACGCCCGGGGGGCCACGGTCCTTCTCGCCACCCACAGCCGGGAGCTCCTGGAGGCCTACCCCGCGCGGGTGGTGGTGCTGAAGGCGGGGCAGGTGGTCCGGGACGAGCGTCCCGGGGAGGGTGGTAGCATAAGGGTAAGGGAAGGCCCTCTTGGGGGCGGAAAGGAGGATTAA